From the genome of Flavobacterium ovatum, one region includes:
- a CDS encoding DUF4331 family protein has protein sequence MKKSKMILGMSLVAIAGLTLVAADHIDAPAVTGNAADITDFYAFQGQDTNNMVFAVNTQGLLTPNATAAASFSENMLIEVNIDNTDDNKEDLVIQAIRKGSKMYFFGPYAPSTTGKTSTIDVSKASGSVEISKYGASAIISNENGMKFFAGPRDDPFFFDLGRYQDILDKKESGFRATGVDTFAGSNVLSIVVEVPKTKLGTAASLSTWVETKKKQ, from the coding sequence ATGAAAAAGTCAAAAATGATTTTAGGAATGTCGCTAGTAGCGATTGCGGGTTTAACGTTGGTAGCAGCCGATCATATTGATGCGCCAGCTGTAACAGGAAACGCAGCAGATATTACAGATTTTTATGCCTTTCAGGGACAAGACACCAATAATATGGTGTTTGCGGTAAATACGCAAGGGCTTTTAACTCCAAATGCTACTGCAGCAGCAAGTTTTAGTGAAAACATGTTAATCGAAGTAAATATCGACAATACTGATGACAACAAAGAAGACTTGGTGATTCAAGCGATTCGAAAAGGGAGTAAAATGTATTTCTTTGGACCTTATGCACCATCTACAACTGGTAAAACGAGTACAATTGATGTGAGTAAAGCATCTGGAAGCGTAGAGATTTCAAAATATGGCGCTAGTGCAATTATCTCTAACGAGAACGGAATGAAATTTTTTGCAGGACCAAGAGATGATCCATTTTTCTTTGATTTAGGTCGTTACCAAGATATTCTTGATAAAAAAGAATCAGGTTTTAGAGCAACTGGTGTTGATACGTTTGCAGGAAGTAATGTTCTTTCTATAGTAGTTGAAGTACCAAAAACTAAATTAGGAACCGCTGCAAGTTTGAGTACTTGGGTAGAGACTAAGAAAAAACAATAA
- a CDS encoding DUF4331 family protein, translating into MRTLNNIKLMTVVLVSAIGAVSCDNNDNNNDNAMASADFSGTYTQQDQMGRPAINTVFVASGQPKDDFNGTIPSAMGAIYQPIFKTRLLALNGAYTTNALGHTADVFTSVLATDVLNVKTSGKTTFFDGTTSPATVLTGRALGDDVIDTELLLIFGGSGGTSNPGLIKDNVNKNDKDFTVSFPYLATAW; encoded by the coding sequence ATGAGAACACTAAACAATATAAAATTGATGACAGTTGTGCTAGTAAGTGCAATAGGAGCGGTAAGTTGTGATAACAACGATAATAATAATGATAATGCAATGGCATCTGCAGATTTTTCTGGAACTTATACACAGCAAGATCAAATGGGACGACCAGCGATAAATACAGTTTTTGTGGCATCGGGTCAGCCAAAAGATGATTTTAACGGAACAATTCCGTCTGCGATGGGAGCAATTTACCAACCAATTTTCAAAACAAGATTATTGGCTTTGAATGGAGCATATACTACAAACGCTTTGGGGCATACAGCAGATGTATTCACTTCGGTTTTGGCAACAGATGTTCTTAATGTGAAAACTTCTGGAAAAACAACTTTCTTTGATGGGACAACTTCACCAGCAACGGTTCTAACTGGTAGAGCCTTGGGTGATGATGTTATTGATACGGAGTTATTGTTAATCTTTGGTGGTTCGGGAGGAACTTCAAATCCTGGATTAATTAAGGATAATGTAAACAAAAACGACAAAGACTTTACGGTTTCATTCCCTTATTTGGCTACTGCTTGGTAG